In one window of Chthoniobacterales bacterium DNA:
- a CDS encoding metalloregulator ArsR/SmtB family transcription factor produces MASTINFLKLLADPTRLRLLLLLEEDELSVAELQKILGMGQSRISSHLAQLKRAGVVEDRRAGKNVYYGLTAKEERNPARAKVSELIRVLAREMPETARDRTALQLTLRKRRDKAREYFDELAGKFGRSYVPGRSWQALAHTLISLLPKLTVADLGAGEGTLSQLLAKTAHKVIAIDNSPKMVEFGSQLAKKHDFTNLEYRLGDIEDPPIAKGTVDLAILSQALHHAIYPERAIAGAHRILRKGGRIVILDLLSHRFERARELYADHWLGFSEIQLHQFLEAAGFKNIEVTVVSREKQSPHFQTVFATGLK; encoded by the coding sequence ATGGCGTCAACCATTAATTTTCTCAAGCTCCTGGCCGATCCGACCCGGCTCCGGCTCCTCCTTTTACTCGAGGAAGACGAGCTCTCCGTGGCCGAGCTGCAGAAGATCCTTGGGATGGGCCAATCCCGCATCTCGAGTCACCTGGCCCAGTTGAAACGGGCCGGCGTCGTGGAAGACCGCCGCGCGGGGAAGAATGTTTATTATGGGCTGACCGCGAAGGAGGAACGCAATCCCGCCCGGGCCAAAGTCAGCGAGCTGATTCGGGTGCTCGCGCGCGAGATGCCGGAAACAGCGCGGGACCGGACGGCGCTTCAACTCACCCTCCGGAAGCGGCGGGACAAGGCGCGCGAATATTTCGACGAGCTCGCCGGCAAATTTGGACGCAGTTATGTCCCCGGCCGATCCTGGCAGGCGCTTGCTCACACCTTAATTTCGCTGCTCCCGAAATTGACCGTGGCCGATCTGGGCGCGGGAGAAGGAACCCTTTCCCAGCTCCTCGCGAAAACCGCGCACAAGGTCATCGCGATCGATAATTCGCCGAAGATGGTGGAGTTCGGGTCGCAGCTGGCAAAAAAACACGACTTCACAAATCTCGAGTACCGCCTCGGCGACATAGAAGACCCACCCATCGCCAAGGGGACGGTGGACCTGGCGATTCTGAGCCAGGCCCTGCACCACGCGATTTATCCCGAGCGCGCCATCGCCGGCGCCCACCGCATTTTGCGAAAGGGCGGACGGATCGTCATTCTCGATTTGCTCAGCCACCGCTTCGAGCGGGCCCGCGAGCTTTACGCCGATCACTGGCTCGGCTTCAGCGAAATCCAGCTCCATCAATTTCTCGAAGCGGCCGGCTTCAAGAACATCGAAGTCACCGTCGTCTCCCGGGAAAAACAGAGCCCTCATTTCCAGACGGTTTTTGCCACCGGGCTGAAGTAA
- a CDS encoding tetratricopeptide repeat protein produces MNLKKFFAELQRRNVYRVAAAYGVVSWLLVQIATQVFPFFDIPSWTIRMIIVVLLLGFPVALIIAWIYELTPEGLQRTDDVASAKAPASSKGRKIDFVIIGVLLAVIAILAWRHFHQGRTATNPDLPRKSIAILPFIDLSQTKDQDYFSDGITEQIINSLSHIRGLLVVARTTAFSFKNKEMDVREIGRQLQVDHMLEGSVNRGPDKVRVVARLIDVANGFNLWSETYYSSEKDLLSLQSDVAAKVASALRLELKLAETTQMAKSLTQDPEAYDLYLRGRYLLNKRTNESTQKGRLLFEQAVAKDPRFALGHAGIADSYILLGKAGAISPDEASNAAWSEVSTTLGIDENLAEGYISRATILADFDWNWPAAEADFRKALTLNPNSAIAHHWYARNLAQLGRWDEALRENSAAEKLDPLSPVILQSRAKILFAARRYQEAIASCQKALGLEGNFSQAFQILAQAYVHDKHYPEGIEAAKKYVELSNQSSYTKLELAYAYALAGNKTESDRIVTEVISKKEPFSPYDMATIRGVWGDKDAALEWLGKAIDQRSVDVIWIRVDPRLDPLRSDPRFAQVQARLVPRRQP; encoded by the coding sequence GTGAATCTAAAAAAATTTTTCGCCGAATTGCAGCGGCGAAATGTTTACAGAGTGGCTGCGGCTTACGGGGTCGTGAGCTGGCTTCTCGTCCAGATTGCCACCCAGGTCTTTCCTTTCTTTGACATTCCGAGCTGGACGATTCGGATGATTATTGTCGTCCTCCTCCTTGGGTTTCCGGTCGCGCTGATCATAGCCTGGATCTACGAGCTGACACCCGAGGGACTGCAGCGCACCGACGACGTAGCGTCCGCGAAAGCGCCGGCGTCGAGCAAGGGACGTAAAATCGATTTCGTCATCATCGGCGTGTTGCTCGCCGTCATCGCCATTTTAGCCTGGCGGCACTTTCACCAGGGCCGGACGGCTACTAATCCGGATCTGCCCCGGAAGAGCATCGCCATTCTCCCCTTTATCGATCTGAGCCAGACAAAAGATCAGGATTATTTCAGCGATGGTATCACGGAGCAGATCATCAACTCTCTCTCTCACATCCGGGGTTTGCTCGTGGTCGCCCGCACCACTGCCTTCTCTTTCAAGAACAAGGAAATGGACGTGCGAGAGATCGGGCGCCAGCTCCAGGTCGACCACATGCTCGAAGGCAGCGTTAATCGGGGTCCCGATAAAGTGCGCGTGGTGGCGCGACTCATCGATGTGGCGAACGGATTCAACCTGTGGTCGGAAACGTATTATTCGTCAGAGAAGGATCTCCTGTCGCTGCAGAGCGACGTAGCCGCGAAAGTGGCCAGCGCTCTCCGTCTCGAGCTGAAGCTGGCCGAGACCACTCAAATGGCCAAGTCTCTGACTCAGGATCCGGAAGCGTATGATTTATATCTGCGCGGACGCTATTTGCTAAATAAGCGCACGAACGAATCGACCCAGAAAGGACGCCTGCTTTTCGAACAGGCGGTGGCGAAAGATCCTCGCTTCGCCCTGGGGCACGCGGGAATCGCGGATTCCTACATCCTGCTTGGCAAAGCGGGCGCCATCTCGCCTGACGAGGCGTCCAACGCGGCCTGGTCGGAAGTTTCCACCACGCTTGGAATCGACGAGAACCTGGCGGAGGGCTACATTTCCCGGGCGACCATCCTGGCCGATTTCGACTGGAACTGGCCGGCAGCGGAGGCCGACTTCCGAAAGGCGCTCACGTTAAACCCCAACAGCGCGATAGCTCACCATTGGTACGCACGAAATCTTGCGCAGCTGGGCCGTTGGGACGAGGCGCTCAGGGAAAATAGCGCGGCTGAAAAACTCGATCCCCTCTCTCCGGTCATTTTGCAATCCCGGGCGAAGATTCTTTTTGCCGCTCGCCGTTACCAGGAAGCGATCGCTTCCTGCCAGAAAGCACTTGGGCTCGAAGGAAATTTTAGCCAGGCTTTCCAGATCCTGGCGCAGGCTTACGTCCACGACAAACATTATCCGGAGGGTATCGAAGCTGCGAAAAAGTATGTGGAGCTATCGAATCAAAGCAGCTACACAAAGTTGGAGCTGGCCTACGCTTACGCGCTCGCCGGGAACAAAACGGAGTCCGACCGAATCGTAACCGAAGTCATTTCCAAGAAGGAGCCGTTCTCGCCCTACGACATGGCCACTATCCGCGGGGTCTGGGGCGACAAGGATGCCGCTTTGGAGTGGCTCGGAAAAGCAATCGACCAGCGCTCCGTTGATGTCATCTGGATCAGAGTTGATCCGCGCCTTGACCCACTGAGGTCGGACCCGCGTTTTGCCCAAGTCCAGGCCCGCCTGGTGCCACGCCGTCAACCTTAG
- a CDS encoding lipopolysaccharide kinase InaA family protein yields MPCRLELLRSLNSGLGDFSQIGKFLTVYPRSIDEALKLARELHGATRGLPGPPIPFDARYRKGSLVYYRYGAFRRPVGALAGYILDPKGKRHRDKRAPGRAVPRWIQDPFQKTPPKSSAWRGLISRQLLVFRAKAQRGKGGVYEALDLSVWPVREVIIKEGRRHGETNWDGRDGYALVEHEARVLRKLRKAGLPVPGILREFTKNGNRYLVLEKIIGRPLLANRRLHPPRPSSLRAGRVLEQLEPILSRMHATGWTWRDCKPSHILVHRGSVRLIDFEGACRIDQTESLPWGSPDYVPPRCRGKFSRPAGTLEDDYALGVIGFQFLSGEFPPSGGRARSAIYRRTNCPKPLRERIERLLNSTI; encoded by the coding sequence GTGCCCTGCCGGCTGGAGCTGCTCCGATCGCTAAATTCGGGCCTGGGCGATTTCTCCCAGATTGGGAAATTCCTGACCGTTTATCCGCGTTCCATTGACGAGGCTTTGAAATTGGCTCGCGAACTCCACGGCGCCACCCGTGGGCTACCCGGTCCCCCCATTCCGTTCGACGCCCGATACCGCAAGGGTAGCCTGGTCTATTATAGATATGGGGCCTTCCGCAGGCCCGTCGGGGCCCTGGCCGGATATATTCTCGATCCGAAAGGAAAGCGCCATCGAGACAAACGCGCGCCCGGCCGGGCCGTGCCGCGATGGATTCAAGATCCCTTCCAGAAGACGCCGCCGAAAAGCTCGGCCTGGCGGGGACTAATCAGCCGGCAACTTCTGGTCTTTCGCGCCAAAGCTCAACGTGGCAAAGGAGGCGTTTATGAAGCGCTCGACCTCTCCGTTTGGCCTGTCCGTGAAGTGATCATCAAAGAAGGCCGGCGTCATGGTGAAACCAACTGGGATGGGAGAGATGGCTACGCGCTCGTCGAGCACGAGGCCCGGGTCCTGCGCAAGTTGCGCAAAGCAGGGTTACCTGTTCCCGGGATTCTTCGGGAGTTTACCAAGAACGGGAACCGTTACCTTGTGCTCGAGAAAATTATTGGACGCCCTCTACTGGCCAACCGACGCCTCCATCCGCCTCGACCTTCTTCCCTTCGCGCCGGGAGGGTTCTGGAGCAGTTGGAGCCAATCCTGTCCAGGATGCACGCGACGGGATGGACCTGGCGAGATTGCAAGCCGTCACATATTCTTGTCCATCGAGGATCGGTGCGCTTAATCGATTTCGAGGGTGCGTGCCGAATCGATCAAACCGAGTCGCTCCCCTGGGGCTCGCCGGATTATGTTCCCCCCCGTTGCCGCGGAAAATTTTCCCGGCCCGCCGGAACTCTCGAAGATGATTACGCTCTGGGCGTCATTGGCTTCCAATTCCTATCCGGGGAATTTCCACCTTCTGGAGGGCGCGCCCGGTCCGCCATATACCGGCGCACAAACTGTCCGAAGCCGCTGCGGGAGAGAATTGAGCGGCTGTTAAATTCGACGATTTAG
- a CDS encoding tetratricopeptide repeat protein, with translation MANSFKSSRLYGFFCELRRRKVYRVAAGYGVVGWFVIQIAVTVLPVLTLPLWLTRLVVILVLAGFPIALILAWAFDIGSDGIEVTPEPAAGEACPPALPSRRRNIFALAVTGLIISALIGYFVLSRTSFRKLEKSIAVLPFANFSTDAANAYFADGIQDDVLTNLAKISDLKVISRTSVLPYRGQTHNIREIGMALNVATLLEGSVRREGKRVRINVQLIDAVNDRHLWAQVYDRELTDVFAIQSELAQEIASALKATLAPGEQERIERKPTQNGDAYLLYLEAHEIFNRPDRHHDDLARAEELYEKAIRLDPTFALAQARLSHLQSWTFYAIEPLPVRAEKARAAASEAIRLQPDLAESHLAMGYVHYYVDRDYDKALNELALARRGLPNDPGVFRAMAAIQRRQGKWDESSASYAKAVSLDPKDPILLENMGMNYLAVRDYANAAKIFDRALKAAPDTFTIRELRARVDFYSKGDLKPIQALLASWPENIDPNGTITLARFNYKMYERKFDEVISLLERSPAEKSRGETSAPLSKSFLKATAYAAMKDAANARASYEEAREKAEKAVQESPDDGPRHALLGLIYAGLGRCDEALAEGKHAVELLPEGKDAFDGPILVISRARISMMCGDFDTALALLDRSLQTASGVTLPELQLDPVWDPLRSDPRFPKMLAKFSRPK, from the coding sequence TTGGCCAACTCATTCAAGTCTTCACGTCTCTATGGATTCTTTTGCGAACTGCGGCGCCGCAAGGTCTACCGCGTCGCGGCCGGCTATGGCGTGGTGGGCTGGTTCGTCATTCAAATCGCGGTCACCGTCCTGCCAGTCCTGACGCTGCCGCTTTGGTTGACGCGGCTCGTTGTCATTCTGGTGCTCGCTGGATTTCCGATCGCGCTCATTCTGGCCTGGGCCTTCGACATCGGTTCGGACGGAATCGAGGTGACGCCGGAGCCGGCGGCCGGCGAGGCGTGCCCGCCCGCCCTGCCCAGCCGGCGAAGGAACATTTTCGCCCTGGCCGTAACCGGCCTGATCATTTCGGCGCTCATTGGTTATTTCGTTCTCTCCCGCACTTCTTTCCGAAAGCTGGAGAAGTCGATCGCGGTTTTGCCTTTCGCGAACTTCAGCACGGACGCCGCGAACGCCTATTTCGCCGATGGAATTCAGGACGACGTGTTGACCAACCTCGCCAAGATCAGCGATTTGAAAGTGATCTCGCGGACTTCGGTGCTGCCGTATCGCGGGCAGACCCACAACATTCGAGAGATCGGCATGGCGTTGAATGTAGCCACGTTGCTGGAAGGCAGCGTCCGGCGCGAGGGAAAGCGAGTTCGGATAAATGTCCAGCTCATCGACGCCGTGAACGACCGGCATCTTTGGGCGCAGGTTTACGACCGCGAGCTAACCGATGTCTTCGCCATCCAAAGCGAGCTGGCGCAGGAAATTGCCTCCGCCCTCAAAGCCACGCTTGCTCCCGGCGAACAGGAGAGGATCGAACGCAAACCGACTCAGAACGGCGACGCCTACCTCCTGTATCTGGAGGCGCACGAAATATTCAACCGGCCGGATCGCCATCATGACGACCTGGCCAGGGCGGAAGAACTTTACGAGAAAGCAATCCGGCTCGACCCGACTTTCGCCCTGGCCCAGGCGCGTCTTTCCCATCTGCAAAGCTGGACGTTTTACGCCATCGAACCACTCCCCGTCCGGGCCGAGAAAGCACGGGCCGCGGCAAGCGAAGCGATCCGCCTGCAGCCCGATCTGGCGGAGAGCCATCTCGCCATGGGTTACGTGCATTATTATGTCGACCGCGACTATGACAAAGCCCTGAACGAGCTGGCCCTGGCGCGTCGCGGATTACCCAACGATCCCGGTGTCTTTCGCGCCATGGCCGCAATCCAGCGGCGGCAGGGAAAATGGGACGAATCCAGCGCCAGCTACGCGAAGGCCGTCTCGCTCGACCCGAAGGATCCGATTCTTCTCGAGAACATGGGCATGAATTACCTGGCGGTCAGGGATTACGCCAACGCGGCGAAAATATTCGACCGGGCGTTGAAAGCTGCGCCGGACACATTCACGATTCGGGAACTCCGCGCCCGGGTCGATTTCTATTCCAAAGGCGATTTGAAACCGATCCAGGCCCTGTTGGCGTCCTGGCCTGAAAACATCGATCCGAACGGAACGATCACCCTCGCGCGCTTTAACTACAAGATGTACGAGCGCAAGTTCGACGAAGTCATCAGCCTTCTGGAACGCAGCCCGGCGGAAAAATCACGCGGGGAAACGAGCGCGCCTCTTTCGAAGTCATTTCTAAAGGCGACCGCTTACGCCGCCATGAAAGACGCAGCGAACGCCAGGGCAAGCTACGAAGAGGCGCGTGAGAAAGCCGAGAAGGCAGTCCAGGAAAGTCCGGACGATGGTCCTCGCCACGCCTTGTTGGGCCTGATTTACGCCGGGCTCGGCCGTTGCGATGAAGCCCTCGCTGAAGGAAAGCACGCGGTCGAATTATTGCCGGAAGGCAAAGACGCCTTCGACGGCCCGATCCTGGTCATCTCTCGGGCCCGGATCAGCATGATGTGCGGCGATTTCGATACCGCGCTCGCCCTTCTGGATCGATCGCTCCAAACGGCCTCCGGAGTTACCCTGCCGGAGCTGCAATTGGATCCGGTCTGGGATCCGCTCCGGAGCGATCCACGCTTTCCCAAAATGCTTGCGAAATTCAGTCGCCCGAAATAG
- a CDS encoding tetratricopeptide repeat protein, with protein MSGFFEEIKRRKVYRVAVAYAVVAWLVIQAASIVFPAWELPAWALRLTILLLLIGFPIALILAWALEVTPEGIRATPSIPMAPRRRRNIVALVAIGVIVSAAAGFFLLPRASARKIDKSIAVLPFENFSDDKENAYFADGIQDDILTNLSKIGDLKVISRTSVMPYRGKEKNVKEIGKALGVSAILEGSVRKSGNRVRVNVQLINAENDEHVWSEIYDRDLTDMFAIQTDLAKKIADELHAKLSPTEKAQMTRKPTENGEAYLAFVQAHNLQREREELPKLKQAEPLFDRALQLDPNFALAAASYSQLQSWIYHSFEPTAERRNQARTLAERALRLQPDLAEAHLALGFAFYYGERDYDRALAEFAIAQKGLPNEAEAYLAIGAIQRRQGKWDESNANLEKAASLSPNETWPLQNLALNYQMQRKWELANKTVDRGLKVAPDSFALWSIKAQLEISEKGTYEIAERGAKMVATKPMDEQTRLHFNIGIAQVRLLQRRYAEVVQLTDSMRDELLGNDVEQLMGKYGTSGLAKKMLGDEAGAREALLKVKGYAEQFVAAAPNEAKRRTRLAECLAWLGEKEAAIAEAKRAIELLPESVDAFDGPVCTQTLAEVYMIVGDYDQALAIVDGLLSRPSDATVAKLKVNPLWDPIRNDPRFIALLKKHGG; from the coding sequence ATGAGCGGTTTCTTCGAAGAGATAAAACGACGGAAGGTGTATCGCGTAGCAGTCGCCTATGCGGTCGTCGCCTGGCTGGTTATCCAGGCGGCGTCGATCGTCTTTCCGGCGTGGGAGCTTCCCGCCTGGGCCCTGCGTCTGACCATTCTCCTGCTGTTAATCGGGTTCCCGATCGCGCTCATCCTAGCCTGGGCACTGGAAGTGACCCCGGAGGGAATCCGCGCCACACCGAGCATCCCCATGGCGCCGCGCCGCCGCCGCAATATCGTGGCCCTCGTTGCGATCGGGGTCATTGTCTCCGCCGCGGCGGGCTTTTTCCTTCTGCCTCGCGCTTCCGCACGCAAAATCGACAAGTCGATCGCCGTCCTCCCATTCGAAAACTTCAGCGACGACAAGGAAAACGCTTACTTCGCCGATGGAATCCAGGATGACATCCTGACGAACCTTTCCAAGATCGGGGACCTGAAGGTCATCTCGCGCACTTCGGTGATGCCGTACCGCGGCAAGGAAAAGAACGTGAAGGAAATCGGCAAAGCGCTGGGAGTTTCGGCAATTCTGGAGGGAAGCGTCCGCAAATCCGGCAATCGCGTCCGGGTCAACGTCCAGCTAATCAATGCCGAAAACGACGAACACGTCTGGTCGGAAATTTACGATCGCGATCTCACGGACATGTTCGCGATCCAGACCGACCTGGCGAAGAAGATTGCCGACGAGCTGCACGCCAAGCTTTCGCCGACCGAGAAAGCGCAGATGACGCGGAAGCCGACCGAGAACGGGGAAGCGTACCTGGCGTTCGTCCAGGCGCATAATCTTCAGCGCGAACGGGAGGAACTTCCGAAATTGAAACAGGCGGAGCCGCTTTTCGACCGCGCGCTTCAGCTCGATCCGAACTTTGCCCTGGCGGCCGCCAGTTACTCCCAGCTTCAAAGCTGGATTTATCACAGCTTCGAGCCGACTGCCGAACGGCGGAACCAGGCCCGCACCCTGGCGGAGCGCGCCCTCCGACTCCAGCCCGATCTCGCCGAGGCTCATCTCGCCTTGGGATTCGCCTTCTATTATGGCGAGCGTGATTACGATCGCGCTCTGGCCGAATTTGCCATTGCTCAAAAAGGGTTGCCCAACGAGGCCGAAGCCTACCTGGCGATCGGCGCCATCCAGCGGCGCCAGGGCAAGTGGGACGAATCGAATGCGAACCTGGAAAAAGCGGCCAGCCTGAGCCCAAACGAAACCTGGCCGTTGCAAAACCTGGCTTTGAACTACCAGATGCAGCGAAAATGGGAGCTGGCGAATAAGACAGTTGATCGCGGTTTGAAGGTGGCGCCCGACTCTTTTGCGCTCTGGTCGATCAAGGCCCAGCTCGAGATTTCGGAAAAGGGAACGTATGAGATCGCCGAGCGAGGCGCGAAAATGGTCGCGACCAAACCGATGGATGAGCAGACGCGGCTGCACTTCAACATCGGGATTGCGCAAGTCCGTTTATTGCAGCGCCGGTATGCCGAAGTCGTGCAATTGACCGACAGCATGCGAGACGAGCTGCTTGGGAATGATGTGGAACAGTTGATGGGAAAATACGGCACGAGCGGGCTCGCCAAGAAAATGCTGGGCGACGAAGCGGGCGCGCGGGAGGCTCTTCTGAAGGTGAAAGGTTACGCCGAACAATTCGTCGCCGCCGCGCCGAACGAAGCAAAGCGCCGCACCCGGCTGGCCGAATGCCTGGCGTGGCTCGGCGAAAAGGAAGCGGCCATCGCGGAAGCAAAACGCGCGATCGAGCTGCTCCCGGAAAGTGTGGATGCTTTCGATGGCCCGGTCTGTACGCAGACGCTGGCGGAGGTCTACATGATCGTCGGCGACTACGATCAAGCGCTGGCGATCGTCGATGGCTTGTTGTCCCGGCCGTCGGATGCCACGGTGGCGAAACTGAAGGTAAATCCGCTCTGGGACCCGATCCGGAACGATCCTCGTTTCATCGCGCTGTTGAAGAAGCATGGCGGCTAG
- a CDS encoding phosphodiester glycosidase family protein produces the protein MAARIALVAALLFLLRAISADAAWTVASSESEPGTAAGVERRHIIVSGATGDEARLELALFSSKSATVRVVDNPSGDELGSVASRLRALAGVNGGYFDPQNAPVGLVIGDGKMIAPFRKAKLLSGVLVVNRNRVELMRSAEYSPRKNTIAALQCGPFLVDGGTPVAGLNNTRPARRTFFFTSGSDRAGIGFCSSVTLAEMGEILATPRLAGDLKVQRALNFDGGSSSAFWFAGEKGVFSIGELKTVRNFVVLTPK, from the coding sequence ATGGCGGCTAGAATTGCGCTGGTTGCCGCACTTCTGTTCCTGCTGCGCGCCATTTCGGCGGACGCGGCTTGGACGGTCGCTTCATCAGAAAGTGAACCTGGCACCGCGGCCGGAGTTGAACGCCGCCATATCATTGTCTCCGGCGCGACGGGAGACGAAGCCCGGCTGGAGCTGGCGCTCTTCTCGAGCAAATCCGCCACTGTCCGCGTGGTCGATAATCCCAGCGGCGACGAACTTGGCTCGGTGGCGAGCCGGTTGCGGGCCCTCGCCGGCGTAAATGGCGGCTACTTTGATCCGCAGAACGCTCCCGTCGGACTGGTAATCGGTGATGGTAAAATGATCGCACCATTCCGGAAAGCGAAGCTGTTGAGTGGCGTGCTCGTCGTTAACAGGAACCGAGTGGAGCTGATGCGCTCAGCCGAGTATTCGCCGCGGAAAAACACCATAGCGGCATTGCAGTGCGGGCCCTTCCTGGTCGACGGCGGCACGCCGGTCGCTGGCTTGAACAATACCAGGCCTGCGAGGCGAACCTTCTTTTTTACCAGCGGATCGGACCGGGCCGGCATCGGGTTCTGCTCCTCGGTGACGCTGGCCGAAATGGGCGAAATTTTGGCGACGCCACGCCTGGCCGGCGACCTGAAGGTTCAACGCGCCCTCAATTTTGACGGCGGATCCTCGAGCGCGTTCTGGTTCGCCGGCGAAAAAGGAGTTTTCTCCATCGGCGAGCTAAAGACCGTGCGGAATTTCGTCGTGCTGACGCCGAAGTAG
- a CDS encoding fumarylacetoacetate hydrolase family protein, whose amino-acid sequence MRTFGGFKRNGQIVYGEVRGEEVHLLTKPFWLSLDFTGEVAPLGDLQIDVPVAPGKLIAVGLNYADHIAEMKRTPLGTPLIWFKAPTSLLPHEGTIEIAFPEHKTDFEVELAIVIGKRTKNVSQAQALDHVFGFTIGEDISDRVLQSSEKQFARAKSFDTYSPVGPFVYAGVDVADLEITLRQNGEVKQQARTSQMIYPVAEIVSFASQSLTLLPGDLIMTGTPSGVGPIKEGDELEARIGDWPPLRNSVRNSGAP is encoded by the coding sequence ATGCGAACCTTCGGCGGCTTCAAGCGAAACGGCCAGATCGTCTATGGCGAAGTCCGTGGCGAGGAGGTGCATTTGCTGACGAAACCTTTCTGGCTCTCCCTCGATTTCACGGGCGAAGTCGCCCCGCTCGGCGACTTGCAAATCGACGTGCCGGTCGCTCCGGGCAAGCTTATCGCCGTCGGCCTCAATTACGCCGATCACATCGCCGAGATGAAACGGACGCCGCTGGGGACGCCGCTGATCTGGTTCAAGGCGCCCACGTCGCTCCTTCCGCACGAAGGCACGATCGAGATCGCGTTTCCCGAGCACAAGACCGATTTCGAGGTGGAATTGGCCATCGTCATCGGCAAGCGAACGAAAAACGTCAGCCAGGCTCAGGCGCTCGACCACGTCTTTGGCTTCACGATCGGCGAAGATATCAGCGACCGCGTTCTGCAAAGTTCCGAGAAACAATTCGCCCGGGCCAAGTCTTTCGACACCTATTCGCCAGTCGGTCCATTCGTTTATGCCGGCGTCGACGTGGCCGACCTCGAAATCACTCTTCGTCAAAACGGGGAGGTCAAACAACAGGCCCGAACCAGCCAGATGATTTATCCCGTGGCGGAAATTGTCTCGTTCGCCAGCCAGTCGCTCACCCTCTTGCCGGGCGATTTAATCATGACCGGAACCCCTTCCGGCGTCGGCCCGATCAAGGAGGGCGATGAGCTGGAGGCGCGGATCGGGGATTGGCCGCCGCTGCGTAATTCCGTCCGAAACAGCGGGGCGCCATGA
- a CDS encoding MotA/TolQ/ExbB proton channel family protein: protein MKTLLIASLCSVLFALTSFGQTPPPAPPNAPANKPPGAPPVTGISPAAVNPAVPPAPGASVAGTNPVAPASTAPGISPIAGTTPSTAAMSPATTTTTTAATATPTPTPASTESGGVFDKNFFVDNFKKGGPIMWPILVVSLTALAVVLERIFWWLGRWMRRDPKRIEKVFTAIEVGDVTEASRLSRDSRDPVLRMMWNGLNHQHASLQGALQVAAGIEIKRAGRFLVVMDTLVTLAPLLGLLGTITGLMKSFSFLGNEELAVQAVTGGIAEALIATACGLGIAIFALVPFNFFTSRVSNLEFELQTAATNLEVMLEAQSKTGHSAVEVPGTTPSSATRSSI from the coding sequence ATGAAAACACTGCTAATCGCCAGCCTCTGCTCCGTCCTGTTCGCGCTGACTTCGTTCGGCCAAACACCGCCACCGGCCCCGCCGAACGCGCCCGCCAATAAGCCACCCGGCGCGCCTCCGGTTACGGGGATAAGCCCGGCCGCAGTGAATCCCGCGGTTCCACCGGCGCCGGGCGCGTCCGTTGCGGGCACGAACCCAGTGGCCCCGGCCTCCACGGCCCCGGGAATATCGCCGATCGCCGGGACGACTCCTTCGACCGCTGCCATGTCGCCAGCGACCACAACGACTACGACGGCGGCGACGGCCACGCCGACTCCGACCCCCGCATCAACCGAATCGGGTGGCGTTTTCGATAAGAATTTCTTCGTCGACAACTTCAAAAAAGGCGGCCCGATCATGTGGCCCATCCTGGTTGTTTCCCTCACCGCTCTGGCAGTGGTGCTCGAACGCATTTTCTGGTGGCTCGGCCGCTGGATGCGCCGCGATCCGAAACGAATCGAGAAGGTTTTCACGGCCATCGAAGTCGGGGATGTGACGGAAGCGTCCCGGCTCTCCCGCGATTCGCGTGACCCAGTTTTGCGCATGATGTGGAACGGATTGAACCACCAGCACGCTTCGCTTCAGGGCGCGCTCCAGGTCGCGGCCGGCATCGAGATCAAACGCGCCGGGCGTTTCCTGGTCGTTATGGATACCCTCGTTACGCTCGCCCCGCTGCTCGGTCTGTTGGGCACGATCACGGGCTTGATGAAATCGTTCAGCTTCCTCGGCAACGAAGAGCTGGCGGTGCAGGCGGTCACTGGCGGTATCGCCGAAGCCCTCATCGCGACAGCGTGCGGTCTTGGCATCGCCATTTTTGCCCTGGTTCCGTTTAACTTTTTCACGTCTCGCGTGTCTAACTTAGAGTTCGAATTGCAGACCGCTGCGACGAACCTGGAAGTTATGTTGGAAGCACAAAGCAAGACCGGACATAGCGCGGTGGAGGTGCCGGGAACGACCCCGTCTTCCGCCACTCGTTCGTCAATCTAG
- a CDS encoding biopolymer transporter ExbD, translated as MEVASPIPKKHARIEIIPLIDIMFFLLASFMMVSLSQTTMKGMKVNLPVGASGKTQSKKDYVSLSVDKDGFYYFDKTRIALEEILPKLQQVYRTNPDAKIFIRGDRDAVHGNVTRMLDQIRSSGFMKLSFEIKSQATAGVPGAPK; from the coding sequence ATGGAAGTCGCCTCGCCCATCCCAAAAAAGCACGCGCGGATCGAGATCATTCCGTTGATCGACATCATGTTCTTCCTCCTCGCGAGCTTCATGATGGTGAGCCTGAGCCAGACGACCATGAAGGGCATGAAAGTGAACCTGCCGGTCGGTGCTTCGGGTAAGACGCAGTCGAAAAAAGATTACGTCAGCCTCTCCGTCGACAAGGATGGTTTTTATTACTTCGACAAGACCAGAATCGCTCTCGAGGAGATTCTGCCGAAGTTGCAGCAGGTTTATCGCACAAACCCGGACGCGAAAATATTCATTCGAGGCGATCGGGATGCCGTTCACGGCAACGTGACCCGAATGCTGGATCAAATCCGTTCCTCCGGTTTCATGAAATTATCATTCGAAATCAAAAGCCAGGCGACAGCCGGAGTGCCTGGCGCGCCAAAATAA